One region of Candidatus Zixiibacteriota bacterium genomic DNA includes:
- the pckA gene encoding phosphoenolpyruvate carboxykinase (ATP), translating to MDHLLADLRTLGLHNVGQVFANLTTPALYEQVIRRREGILAHLGPLVVRTGHHTGRSAHDKFIVTDDVARDRVWWGQATQRFEPARFDALFARICAYLQGNDLYIQDLYAGADLSHRIGVRVINETAWHNLFARTMFIRPDRESLAGFHPDFTIIHVPSFHALPELDGTVSETFIILHLGRRLVLIGGTSYAGEIKKSIFTALNFLLPSKNVLSMHCSANVGSGGDVALFFGLSGTGKTTLSADPDRLLVGDDEHGWSDSGVFNFEGGCYAKVIRLSPQAEPDIYACTRRFGTILENVAIDADTRRLDLDDDTLTENTRAAYPITHVARAVRDGLGGHPTQIIMLSADAFGVLPPISRLDPAQAMYYFLSGYTAKLGATESGVGKEPQATFSACFGAPFLALHPTEYAKLFAEKIRHHKVNVWLVNTGWSGGPYGVGKRIAIADTRALVRAALSGQLDNVPTVRHPIFGVAVPESCPGVRGEILDPRATWTDKAGYDTAARELARRFRDNFVQYHEAVGDDVINAGPHA from the coding sequence ATGGATCATTTGCTTGCTGATTTGCGGACTCTCGGTCTTCACAATGTCGGGCAGGTCTTTGCCAACCTGACAACACCGGCGCTCTACGAGCAGGTGATCCGGCGCCGCGAGGGGATACTGGCCCACCTGGGCCCGCTGGTCGTGCGGACGGGGCACCACACCGGCCGATCCGCACACGACAAATTCATTGTCACGGACGATGTTGCTCGCGATCGGGTCTGGTGGGGTCAGGCCACCCAGCGGTTTGAGCCGGCCCGGTTCGACGCGCTCTTTGCGCGCATTTGCGCCTATCTTCAAGGGAACGACCTGTACATTCAGGATCTGTACGCGGGGGCCGATCTGTCCCATCGCATCGGTGTCCGCGTGATCAACGAGACGGCGTGGCACAATTTGTTTGCCCGCACAATGTTCATTCGGCCCGACCGCGAGTCGCTGGCTGGTTTTCACCCGGACTTCACGATCATCCATGTTCCCAGTTTCCATGCCCTCCCGGAGCTCGACGGAACGGTCTCCGAGACCTTCATCATCCTGCATCTGGGCCGTCGATTGGTCCTGATCGGCGGCACCAGCTACGCCGGGGAGATCAAGAAGTCGATCTTTACGGCGCTCAACTTCCTCTTGCCGTCCAAGAACGTCCTCTCGATGCACTGTTCCGCCAATGTCGGCTCCGGCGGCGACGTGGCCCTATTCTTTGGGTTGTCGGGCACGGGGAAGACGACGCTCTCCGCCGATCCCGATCGGCTCCTGGTCGGCGACGACGAGCATGGCTGGTCCGACAGCGGCGTGTTCAATTTCGAAGGCGGATGCTACGCCAAGGTGATCCGGCTGTCGCCGCAGGCCGAGCCGGACATCTACGCCTGCACGCGCCGTTTCGGGACGATCTTGGAGAACGTCGCGATCGACGCCGACACGCGGCGGTTGGATCTCGACGACGACACTCTGACGGAGAACACGCGCGCGGCCTATCCGATCACGCATGTGGCGCGCGCCGTTCGCGATGGCCTTGGGGGACATCCCACACAGATCATCATGTTGTCGGCCGATGCCTTCGGCGTGCTGCCGCCGATCTCCCGACTCGATCCGGCGCAGGCGATGTACTACTTCCTGTCGGGATACACGGCCAAGCTCGGCGCCACCGAGAGCGGAGTCGGCAAGGAGCCGCAGGCGACATTCTCGGCCTGTTTCGGCGCGCCGTTTCTGGCGCTGCACCCGACGGAGTACGCGAAGCTCTTTGCCGAGAAGATCCGCCATCACAAGGTGAATGTCTGGCTGGTCAATACCGGCTGGAGCGGCGGACCGTATGGGGTCGGCAAGCGCATCGCCATCGCCGACACGCGCGCCCTGGTCCGGGCGGCCCTGAGTGGGCAATTGGACAACGTGCCCACCGTTCGGCACCCGATCTTTGGCGTGGCGGTGCCGGAGTCATGCCCGGGCGTGCGCGGCGAAATCCTCGATCCCCGTGCGACGTGGACCGACAAGGCCGGATACGATACCGCCGCCCGGGAGCTGGCGCGCCGGTTTCGCGACAACTTCGTTCAGTATCACGAGGCCGTCGGTGACGATGTGATCAATGCCGGGCCGCACGCGTAG
- a CDS encoding M14 family metallopeptidase, translated as MVVTFLASILCLGSYGWTADADFTTVAEQSGYRLTASYDETVDYVRRLEAASPWVKVTVFGQSPQGRDLHCVVVSREGAFTPTAARTTGKVIVLIQNGIHSGEIDGKDACMALLRDICITKSRASLLDSTILLIIPIFNVDGHEINARDTRANQDGPENAGFRTTAQWLNLNRDYMKADAPEMQAWLRLWREWMPDFFIDDHVSDGGDWQYLIQYTMPWHPNAAPSLRRWTRETFDPDVTARTAAAGIKIFPYAFFRGPLSAGVMSYVESPRFSTGYTALWNRPGLLVETHSLAPYRERVLGNHTFLVAVLENISQNATSLKQAIAQADAAMADGVTDSIPFRFQSNGDSTMIDFYGYAVDSAQSAASGEYYPIWDHARPVTTRIPFFGTNVPRLQVAPPRAYLIPREWMEPVARLRLHGVHLDTLRVPWTGAVQMYYLDSAKWGREPYESRFSVTYRTTRHDTVATFPAGTIVVGLRQPAAKVAVHLLEPQGSDALVAWGFWNSIFEQKEYIEDYVIDPLADSMLAHDADLRAAFETRLASDTAFARSPWARRSFFYRRTRFAETQIGWYPVARLVGPIPPTDPLDKR; from the coding sequence ATGGTCGTCACGTTCCTCGCATCGATCCTGTGTTTAGGATCATACGGGTGGACGGCTGACGCCGACTTCACGACGGTCGCCGAGCAGAGCGGCTACCGCCTCACTGCATCCTATGACGAGACCGTCGACTACGTGCGCCGTCTGGAAGCCGCCTCGCCCTGGGTCAAGGTGACGGTCTTTGGCCAAAGCCCGCAGGGTCGCGATCTCCATTGCGTGGTCGTTTCGCGCGAGGGCGCGTTCACCCCGACGGCGGCCAGGACGACGGGCAAGGTGATTGTGCTGATCCAGAACGGTATCCATTCCGGCGAGATCGACGGCAAGGATGCCTGTATGGCTCTCTTGCGCGACATCTGCATCACCAAGTCCCGCGCGTCGCTTCTCGATTCGACGATTCTGCTGATCATTCCGATCTTCAACGTCGACGGCCATGAGATCAACGCCCGGGACACCCGCGCCAATCAGGACGGGCCGGAGAACGCCGGATTTCGTACGACGGCCCAGTGGTTGAATCTCAATCGCGACTACATGAAGGCCGATGCCCCCGAGATGCAGGCGTGGTTGCGCCTGTGGCGCGAGTGGATGCCCGATTTCTTCATCGATGACCATGTCAGCGACGGCGGCGACTGGCAGTATTTGATCCAATACACGATGCCCTGGCATCCCAATGCGGCGCCGTCGCTGCGCCGTTGGACCCGTGAGACGTTCGATCCGGATGTGACGGCGCGGACCGCGGCGGCGGGGATCAAGATATTCCCGTATGCGTTCTTCCGTGGGCCTCTGTCGGCCGGGGTCATGTCATATGTCGAAAGTCCGCGTTTCTCGACGGGGTACACGGCGCTCTGGAATCGTCCCGGACTGTTGGTCGAGACCCACTCACTGGCGCCCTATCGGGAACGCGTCTTGGGCAACCATACGTTTCTCGTGGCGGTGCTGGAGAACATCAGTCAGAATGCAACGTCACTGAAGCAGGCCATCGCGCAGGCCGACGCCGCGATGGCCGATGGCGTGACCGATTCCATTCCCTTCCGCTTTCAGTCCAATGGCGACTCGACGATGATCGATTTCTACGGCTACGCGGTCGATTCCGCCCAGAGCGCCGCGTCCGGGGAATACTACCCGATCTGGGATCATGCGCGGCCGGTCACCACGCGTATCCCCTTCTTCGGGACCAATGTCCCCCGCCTGCAGGTGGCGCCGCCGCGCGCCTATCTGATCCCCCGGGAATGGATGGAGCCGGTCGCGCGCTTGCGTCTGCATGGTGTTCACCTCGATACGCTTCGTGTGCCCTGGACCGGCGCGGTCCAGATGTACTATCTCGACAGCGCGAAATGGGGCCGGGAGCCGTACGAGAGCCGGTTCTCTGTGACGTACCGCACGACCAGGCACGATACGGTCGCCACGTTTCCCGCCGGGACGATCGTGGTGGGTCTCCGTCAGCCGGCTGCGAAAGTCGCCGTGCACCTGCTGGAACCGCAGGGCTCCGATGCCCTGGTGGCATGGGGATTCTGGAACTCCATCTTCGAGCAGAAGGAGTACATCGAGGACTACGTGATCGATCCTCTGGCCGACAGCATGCTGGCCCACGACGCCGACCTTCGTGCCGCGTTTGAGACGCGGTTGGCATCCGACACCGCGTTTGCCCGCAGCCCTTGGGCGCGTCGGAGTTTCTTCTACCGGCGCACGCGCTTTGCTGAGACACAGATCGGCTGGTATCCGGTGGCGCGTCTTGTGGGGCCGATTCCGCCCACCGATCCGCTCGACAAGCGGTAA
- the pfkA gene encoding 6-phosphofructokinase, whose protein sequence is MNRIGVLTSGGDAPGMNAALRAVVRTAIKSGVEVFGIVRGYQGIIDDDMVRMDHRSVSNIIQTGGSILVSSRCEAFLTPDGRQTALKHLRSRGLEGLIAIGGNGTLSGAQALHVETGFPIVGLPGTIDRDIYGTEATIGYDTAVNTALDAIDRIRDTASAMERVFIVEVMGRHCGDIALMAGVAGGAESVLVPEITTDFDVLIREIRDGFASGKRTNLMVVAEGDDCGGALQLQKELEERAGLKSWVCILGHTQRGGRPTAADRFLATALGVSAVEALLAGRTGIMVGWGNDRVVEVPLADVVSNKRPFNPLHNEFLTTLL, encoded by the coding sequence ATGAATCGCATCGGCGTACTGACCTCCGGCGGCGACGCCCCCGGCATGAATGCCGCGCTTCGCGCCGTCGTCCGCACCGCGATCAAGTCCGGCGTTGAGGTGTTCGGCATCGTCCGGGGTTACCAGGGTATCATCGATGACGACATGGTGCGCATGGACCATCGCTCGGTCTCGAACATCATCCAGACCGGCGGCAGCATCCTGGTGTCGTCGCGGTGCGAGGCGTTTCTGACACCCGACGGGCGCCAGACCGCCCTGAAACACCTGCGGAGCCGCGGCCTGGAAGGGCTGATCGCCATCGGCGGCAACGGCACGCTGTCCGGGGCGCAGGCATTGCATGTTGAAACCGGGTTCCCCATCGTCGGCCTTCCCGGGACGATCGACCGCGACATCTACGGCACCGAGGCGACCATCGGCTACGACACCGCCGTCAACACCGCGCTGGATGCCATCGACCGGATCCGCGACACCGCCTCGGCGATGGAACGCGTCTTCATCGTCGAGGTGATGGGTCGCCACTGCGGCGACATCGCCCTGATGGCGGGAGTCGCCGGTGGGGCGGAATCGGTCCTCGTGCCGGAGATCACCACCGATTTCGACGTTCTCATCCGGGAGATCCGCGACGGCTTCGCGTCCGGCAAGCGCACGAATCTGATGGTGGTGGCGGAGGGGGATGACTGCGGCGGGGCATTGCAGCTTCAGAAGGAACTGGAGGAACGGGCAGGCCTGAAGTCATGGGTCTGCATCCTCGGTCACACGCAGCGCGGCGGACGGCCCACGGCGGCGGACCGGTTTCTGGCCACGGCACTGGGCGTCTCCGCTGTGGAGGCGCTGTTGGCCGGCCGAACGGGGATCATGGTCGGCTGGGGCAATGATCGCGTGGTGGAAGTACCGCTCGCCGACGTCGTCAGCAACAAGCGCCCGTTCAATCCGCTGCATAATGAGTTCCTGACGACTTTGCTGTAG
- a CDS encoding M48 family metalloprotease, whose translation MMLVPKGSVMGRWVFYSALLVGLAFWNVVDQAAAQDVAASPSTAAITPETGAGWGQMTAAQKEQAIAYSSTKNTLVFVGFVYGSLALLAILFTGLSARLLRWAERITKRRFLVLVFYLAVLLVVLQVLTLPLDYYSGFHVEHRYGLSNQTIGAWLGDVAKSLAVSLIFAVIIAAIGYALIRRRPRSWWAWMGVVSIPLLAFVMIIAPVVVTPLFNKTEPMEEGALRTQILDLAAKSGIPDSRVFVMDASKDTKKIGAYVAGLGQTQRIVLFDNTINAFAPAEVMFVVGHEMGHYLLHHVWIGLALAVALVFVCGYLAHVAMCWALVRYKDRFGFERLASFASAPLILLAFSVFSFLLAPVFNGVWRHFEHRADVFGLERTGDGAAAAMAFEKLAAVNLSNPNPSGFIKFWLYDHPTLSERVEFARAYESSQPVAASPLALPDERHLANVRQLTDGGENAEAYFDRTGRWLIFQSTRDGWPCDRIFTMRTDGTELRQVSTGRGATTCAFFAPDGQRIVYCSTHLTGDSCPPRASHGRGYVWTLHPGYDVFSARPDGSDLKRLTTAPGYDAEAVYSPDGSKILFTSVRDGDLELYVMNADGTDPVRLTHEVGYDGGAFFSPDGRKIVYRASHPTDSAAIAEYQSLLREAMIRPNKLEIFIMDADGSNKVQLTHNGAANFCPFFHPDGERIIFSSNMDDPKGRNFDLYMINLDGSGLERITSNDTFDGFPMFNADGSRLVFASNRNAAEPGETNIFIADWVE comes from the coding sequence ATGATGTTGGTTCCGAAGGGGTCGGTCATGGGACGATGGGTATTCTATTCTGCTCTGTTGGTCGGTCTGGCGTTTTGGAACGTCGTCGACCAGGCCGCGGCCCAGGACGTTGCGGCATCGCCGTCAACCGCGGCCATCACCCCGGAGACGGGAGCCGGGTGGGGGCAAATGACGGCGGCGCAGAAGGAGCAGGCGATCGCCTATTCGAGCACGAAGAACACCCTTGTGTTTGTCGGGTTCGTGTATGGTTCGCTCGCGCTTCTGGCCATTCTATTCACGGGTCTTTCTGCACGCCTGTTGAGATGGGCGGAACGGATCACCAAGAGGCGGTTTCTGGTCCTTGTGTTCTATCTGGCCGTGCTTCTGGTCGTCCTGCAGGTCCTGACGCTCCCACTGGACTACTACAGCGGCTTTCACGTCGAGCACCGCTACGGGCTGTCGAATCAGACAATCGGGGCCTGGCTGGGTGACGTGGCGAAGTCGCTGGCCGTGTCGCTGATCTTTGCGGTCATCATTGCCGCCATCGGGTATGCGCTGATTCGCCGTCGGCCACGGAGTTGGTGGGCGTGGATGGGAGTCGTGTCGATCCCGCTTCTGGCGTTCGTGATGATCATCGCTCCGGTCGTGGTCACGCCGTTGTTCAACAAGACCGAGCCGATGGAGGAGGGGGCACTGCGCACCCAGATCCTCGATCTGGCGGCCAAGTCGGGAATTCCCGACTCGCGCGTGTTCGTGATGGATGCCTCGAAGGACACCAAGAAGATCGGGGCCTATGTCGCCGGTCTGGGCCAGACCCAACGTATCGTTCTGTTCGACAACACCATCAACGCATTCGCGCCGGCGGAGGTCATGTTCGTGGTCGGGCATGAGATGGGGCACTATCTGCTCCACCATGTCTGGATCGGGTTGGCGCTGGCGGTGGCATTGGTCTTCGTGTGCGGGTATCTCGCCCATGTGGCGATGTGTTGGGCTCTGGTCCGATACAAAGACCGCTTCGGCTTTGAGCGGTTGGCGAGCTTTGCCAGTGCACCCTTGATTCTGCTCGCCTTCAGCGTCTTCAGTTTTCTTCTTGCCCCTGTCTTCAACGGCGTGTGGCGGCACTTCGAGCATCGGGCCGACGTGTTTGGTCTCGAACGAACCGGGGACGGCGCCGCGGCGGCGATGGCATTTGAGAAGCTGGCGGCGGTGAACCTGTCCAATCCCAACCCGTCGGGGTTCATCAAATTCTGGTTGTATGATCACCCGACCCTGTCGGAGCGGGTGGAGTTCGCGCGTGCCTACGAGTCATCCCAGCCGGTCGCGGCGTCCCCCCTTGCGCTTCCCGATGAGCGGCATCTGGCCAATGTCCGCCAGTTGACCGACGGCGGGGAAAACGCCGAGGCGTACTTCGACCGAACGGGGCGCTGGCTGATCTTCCAGTCGACCCGTGACGGCTGGCCATGTGACCGCATCTTCACGATGCGCACAGACGGCACCGAGTTGCGCCAGGTCTCAACCGGGCGCGGGGCGACGACCTGCGCGTTTTTTGCCCCGGACGGTCAGCGCATCGTCTATTGCTCAACGCATTTGACCGGGGATTCCTGCCCGCCCCGGGCCTCGCATGGGCGCGGGTATGTTTGGACTCTGCACCCAGGGTACGACGTCTTCTCGGCGCGTCCCGATGGCAGCGACCTGAAGCGCCTGACGACGGCTCCGGGATACGACGCCGAGGCGGTGTACTCTCCGGATGGGTCCAAGATCCTGTTCACCTCGGTGCGCGATGGCGATCTGGAGCTCTATGTGATGAACGCCGACGGCACCGATCCTGTCCGCCTGACGCACGAAGTCGGCTACGACGGTGGGGCGTTCTTTTCCCCCGACGGCCGCAAGATCGTCTATCGCGCCTCGCACCCGACCGACTCGGCGGCGATTGCCGAGTACCAGTCACTGTTGCGCGAGGCGATGATCCGTCCCAACAAGCTGGAGATCTTTATCATGGATGCCGATGGCTCCAACAAGGTGCAACTCACCCACAATGGCGCCGCCAACTTCTGTCCCTTCTTCCATCCGGATGGCGAACGGATCATCTTCTCGTCGAACATGGATGATCCCAAGGGGCGCAACTTCGATCTGTACATGATCAATCTGGACGGCAGCGGCCTGGAGCGGATCACATCCAACGACACCTTCGACGGCTTCCCCATGTTCAACGCCGACGGGAGCCGGCTGGTCTTCGCCTCCAACCGCAACGCCGCCGAGCCCGGCGAGACGAATATCTTCATCGCCGACTGGGTGGAGTGA
- a CDS encoding S41 family peptidase yields the protein MRTAFALLLAALLIIAATAVWADDARLLRFPDISKDQIVFVYAGDLWIVSTSGGQARRLTASEGLELFPRFSPDGQKIAFTGQYDGDQNVFVMPVSGGEPKRLTYHPAIQKSTERMGPESVVMDWTPDGKNVLYRSREETHDIWDGNLYLVSPEGGYPQPLPLPRGGFASFSADGKRIAYCPIYRDFRTWKRYKGGMAQDVWIYDLVNARSEKITDWIGTDNLPMWDGASGKIYFNSDRTGTLNLYVYDPQTKSTTPVTNFTEYDVRWPAMGPGAIVFENGGYLYILDLPNGTPRKVSVQLGSDAVLARPEFVPCGDDVQDFAISPDGKRALFGARGEIFTVPAKHGNTRDLTNTSNAHEKYSVFSPDGKWIAYVSDASGQDEIYLLDPLAKDPPQRLTTDGDRYKYGLYWSPDSKKLAWSDKSGVIRWIDITTKKQTVIDRSRRGDIRHFSWSPDSKWIAYAKNNEAYLNQIYIYSLAENKSRVVTNGRFEDFRAVFDPGGKYLYFLSLRDFNPIVGNYEFNYLLDKMTEIYAIVLSAKDPSPFAPQSDEVEAKKEEAAGAKKAEKKETKEETKAEVTVTIDFDGIMDRQVKFPIESGQYNGLAAAKGRVYYFSSPMGGLAGPIERTKQSLHVFDMEKREDHTFLDEADGYNLSYDGTKMLYQKGKTYEIIDASGEKAKTGDNVLDLGHMEARVDPQVQWHQIFEECWRLERDFFYDSLMHGVDWKRMHDRYAPLVDHVAHRYDLTYVIGEMIGELACSHTYVGGGEQPRPEGDKVGLLGVNWVIDSAAGKFRIGRILVGQNWRDDRRSPLTEPGITAANGDYVLAINGAPLRASDNPYRLLEHTAGETVTLTLAKTPDGQGSWTADVKTINNESELRYYDWVEGRRHYVDSVSNGRIAYVHIPDMGGSGLQQFTSTYYSQIRKEGMIIDVRWNGGGFVSQLVIERLRRVLGGMNNSRNYEPGTYPDVVFHGYLACLINEESVSDGDIFPSYFKHYQLGPLIGKRTWGGVVGIRGHRPMIDGGFVTTPEFADFDLQGRWVIENHGVEPDIEVDNLPEDIMKGKDAQIDRAVAELLKKMNEAPKKLPPAPSVPPEKR from the coding sequence ATGCGTACAGCGTTCGCGTTGCTCCTCGCTGCGCTTCTGATCATCGCCGCCACGGCCGTGTGGGCCGATGACGCGCGGCTCCTGCGGTTCCCCGACATCAGCAAGGATCAGATCGTCTTTGTCTATGCCGGTGACCTGTGGATCGTCTCGACCTCCGGTGGGCAGGCCCGTCGTCTGACCGCCTCGGAGGGGCTGGAGCTCTTCCCCCGGTTCTCGCCCGACGGGCAGAAGATCGCCTTTACCGGCCAGTATGATGGCGATCAGAATGTTTTTGTCATGCCGGTATCAGGGGGCGAACCCAAGCGTCTCACCTACCATCCCGCCATCCAGAAATCGACCGAACGCATGGGGCCGGAGAGCGTGGTCATGGACTGGACGCCGGATGGCAAGAACGTACTTTACCGCTCGCGGGAAGAGACGCACGATATCTGGGACGGCAACCTCTATCTGGTCAGCCCGGAGGGCGGGTACCCGCAGCCGTTGCCGTTGCCGCGCGGCGGTTTCGCCTCGTTTTCGGCCGACGGCAAACGGATTGCCTACTGCCCGATCTATCGCGACTTCCGCACCTGGAAGCGCTACAAGGGCGGGATGGCGCAGGATGTGTGGATCTATGATCTGGTCAATGCCCGGTCGGAAAAGATCACCGATTGGATCGGGACCGACAATCTGCCGATGTGGGATGGCGCCTCCGGGAAGATCTACTTCAATTCCGATCGCACGGGCACCCTCAATCTCTATGTCTACGATCCCCAAACGAAGTCGACCACGCCGGTGACCAACTTCACCGAATACGACGTCCGTTGGCCGGCGATGGGTCCGGGCGCGATCGTCTTTGAGAACGGCGGCTATCTCTATATTCTCGACTTGCCCAACGGCACGCCCCGCAAGGTGAGCGTGCAGTTGGGTTCGGATGCCGTCTTGGCCCGGCCGGAGTTTGTCCCCTGCGGCGACGACGTCCAGGACTTCGCGATCTCACCCGACGGCAAGCGGGCGCTCTTTGGCGCGCGCGGCGAGATCTTCACAGTTCCCGCCAAACATGGCAACACGCGCGACCTCACCAACACCTCCAATGCCCACGAGAAGTACTCGGTGTTCTCCCCCGACGGGAAGTGGATCGCCTATGTGTCCGACGCCTCGGGCCAGGACGAGATCTACCTCTTGGACCCGTTGGCAAAAGACCCGCCCCAGCGGCTGACTACCGACGGCGACCGCTACAAATATGGCCTCTATTGGTCGCCCGATTCCAAGAAGCTGGCCTGGTCGGACAAAAGCGGCGTTATCCGTTGGATCGACATCACCACGAAGAAGCAGACGGTGATCGATCGCAGCCGTCGCGGCGACATTCGCCACTTCTCCTGGTCGCCCGACTCCAAGTGGATCGCCTACGCCAAGAACAACGAGGCGTATCTGAATCAGATCTACATCTACTCGCTGGCGGAGAACAAGTCGCGTGTCGTCACCAACGGGCGTTTTGAGGATTTTCGGGCGGTCTTTGACCCGGGCGGCAAGTACCTGTACTTCCTCTCCCTGCGCGACTTCAATCCCATTGTGGGAAACTATGAGTTCAACTACCTCCTTGACAAGATGACAGAAATCTACGCCATCGTCCTGTCGGCCAAAGACCCGTCGCCGTTTGCGCCGCAGAGTGACGAGGTTGAGGCGAAGAAGGAAGAGGCGGCCGGGGCCAAGAAGGCTGAGAAGAAGGAGACGAAAGAAGAGACGAAGGCGGAGGTCACCGTCACGATCGATTTCGACGGCATCATGGACCGGCAGGTCAAATTCCCGATTGAATCCGGCCAATACAACGGTCTGGCCGCCGCCAAGGGTCGTGTGTATTACTTCTCCTCGCCGATGGGCGGGCTGGCCGGGCCGATCGAGCGCACCAAACAGAGTCTGCACGTCTTCGACATGGAGAAGCGCGAGGACCACACGTTCCTCGATGAGGCCGACGGGTACAATCTGTCATACGACGGCACCAAGATGCTCTATCAGAAGGGGAAGACCTACGAGATCATCGATGCCTCAGGCGAGAAGGCGAAGACAGGCGACAACGTCCTCGATCTCGGCCACATGGAGGCGCGGGTCGATCCCCAGGTGCAGTGGCACCAGATCTTCGAGGAGTGCTGGCGGCTGGAGCGCGACTTCTTCTATGACTCGCTGATGCACGGGGTCGACTGGAAGAGGATGCACGACCGCTATGCGCCTTTGGTCGATCACGTCGCCCACCGCTACGATCTGACGTATGTCATCGGCGAGATGATCGGCGAGTTGGCCTGCTCCCACACCTACGTGGGCGGCGGCGAGCAACCGCGTCCCGAAGGCGACAAGGTCGGCTTGTTGGGAGTCAACTGGGTCATCGACAGCGCGGCCGGGAAGTTCCGCATCGGCCGCATCCTGGTCGGGCAGAACTGGCGCGACGACCGTCGGTCACCGCTGACCGAACCGGGGATCACGGCCGCCAACGGCGACTATGTCCTGGCCATCAACGGTGCCCCCCTGAGAGCATCCGACAACCCCTACCGTCTGTTGGAGCACACCGCCGGCGAAACCGTGACTCTGACTTTGGCGAAGACACCGGATGGGCAGGGGAGTTGGACGGCCGACGTCAAGACGATCAACAACGAAAGCGAACTGCGCTACTACGATTGGGTCGAGGGTCGCCGCCACTATGTGGATTCGGTATCCAATGGGCGCATTGCCTATGTGCACATTCCCGACATGGGCGGCAGCGGCTTGCAGCAGTTCACGAGCACCTACTACTCCCAGATCCGCAAGGAAGGGATGATCATCGACGTGCGCTGGAACGGCGGCGGCTTCGTCTCGCAGTTGGTCATCGAACGGCTGCGTCGAGTGCTCGGAGGCATGAACAACTCGCGCAACTACGAACCCGGCACATATCCGGATGTCGTCTTCCACGGCTACCTCGCCTGTTTGATCAATGAGGAGTCGGTCTCGGACGGCGACATCTTCCCGTCCTACTTCAAGCACTACCAACTCGGCCCGCTCATCGGCAAGCGAACATGGGGCGGCGTGGTCGGCATCCGCGGCCATCGGCCGATGATCGACGGCGGCTTTGTCACCACGCCGGAGTTCGCCGATTTCGACCTGCAAGGCCGCTGGGTGATCGAGAATCACGGCGTCGAGCCCGACATCGAGGTTGACAACCTCCCGGAAGACATCATGAAGGGGAAAGATGCGCAGATCGACCGTGCCGTAGCCGAGCTGTTGAAGAAGATGAACGAGGCGCCGAAGAAGCTGCCGCCGGCGCCGTCGGTGCCGCCGGAAAAACGTTGA
- a CDS encoding GNAT family N-acetyltransferase: MNIRLVDVRGPDWSLINRWLKAEHVRRWWGDPGEILVQLGRLPAESRLAVIEADGRKVGLVLWGHPPATELDEAGLHDVSPDAIDIDIMIGEQDMVGRGVGTAAIRLVVEEALADPTVPYLIAVPMMDNIASIGAFSKAGFSVDRRFDDPVCGRCVLLVRRRDS; this comes from the coding sequence ATGAACATACGGCTCGTTGATGTCCGCGGACCGGACTGGTCACTGATCAATCGTTGGCTCAAGGCAGAACATGTACGCCGTTGGTGGGGCGATCCCGGCGAAATCCTTGTCCAACTCGGACGCCTCCCGGCGGAATCGCGATTGGCAGTCATCGAAGCCGATGGCCGCAAGGTCGGACTTGTGCTCTGGGGACATCCGCCAGCAACTGAGCTGGATGAGGCCGGGCTGCACGACGTCTCCCCCGATGCCATCGATATCGACATCATGATCGGTGAACAGGACATGGTGGGGAGGGGAGTCGGCACCGCTGCCATTCGACTGGTGGTCGAGGAGGCATTGGCCGATCCTACCGTTCCCTATCTCATTGCGGTGCCCATGATGGACAACATCGCGTCGATCGGGGCCTTCAGCAAGGCGGGTTTCTCTGTGGATCGTCGGTTCGATGACCCTGTGTGCGGGCGGTGTGTTCTGCTGGTGCGCCGCCGTGATTCATGA